The Dokdonia sp. 4H-3-7-5 genomic interval TTCTGGATGACTTGCTAGTTCAACTAGATCCATGACTTCATCACCGTTAGAAACAGTCATAAACTGTTGTCGTAATTGGTCTGTATAAACTTTCAGTAAACGTTCACTTTGTTTTAAGTGCTCCTGCGTATGCTGCAACCCTTTGAGGATATTGGGTTGAGCTTCCTCTAGATTAGGTATTGCATGATGGCGTATATGATTACGCACATAATTATCTGTTCCATTACTGCTATCTTCTCGCCATTGCAAACCTTCTTTTAAAGCATAATTTCTTATTTGCTTTCGCGAAAATTTGAGCAACGGCCTCACAATCTCTCCATTTACCACAGGGATTCCTGTGAGTCCTTTTATACCTGTACCGCGACCTAAATTAATGAGAAATGTCTCCAAATCATCATTGAGATGATGAGCAGTTAAAATGTAGTCGAAATCTTCGGCAACCGAAAGTTCTTTAAACCATTGATAGCGAAGTTCTCTTGCTGCTATCTGAGTTGATGTCTTGGAAGTTTTCGCGTAAGCGGAAGTATCAAACCCCTTTATATAAATAGGAATGTTGTGGAGCGTACAATAGCTTGCAACAAAAACTTGATCACCGTCACTCTCTACTCCTCTTAAATTAAAATTGCAGTGTGCTACACTCATGGTAAGCCCGGCCTGACGACATAGCAATAATAAGAGCATACTATCAAGCCCGCCACTTACAGTAACGAGTATCTTACTATCAAGAAGAAATGGTAAATCTTGTGCGATATGGTGCTTAAAATCCTCAAGCATCCTTGTACATTATACGCGCCCCTTAAGGGCATTAAATACCCAAGCAATAGCAAAAAAGCCAATACCCACAGATGCAAAACCCCAGCCGGCTACATCAGTATATCTAAAAACGCCTAGAGCAATAAGTCCTAAGCCTACTAAAATCATTATAAAAGTGGCCCAAGCCAGAACGGTATTTTTATTCATACCCATAGTTTAATTTTTAGGGAAAATCTTATTAAATAAGATAAGCTACAAATATCGGTTATTTATTGGAATTTGGGTAGCTGGTAATTTTTACAATTCTCATTTCAAGCTTGTGCTACAATACTTACCTTTATAGACAGAAAAACATTCAAGCACACACACATTTTATGGATTTAAAATTCAATAAAAACGAAGATCATAATAAGTTACTCTTATCAGATATGAGAAACCGCCTTGCCGAAGTAAAACTTGGCGGTGGTCAGAAAAGAATAGATAAGCATAAAGCAAAAGGTAAAATGACTGCTCGCGAGCGAATAGATTACCTAGTAGATAACCCAAACAAGTGTATCGAGATTGCTGCTTTTGCGGGTGAAGGTATGTATGAAGAACACGGCGGTTGCCCTTCTGGTGGTGTGGTTGTAAAAATAGGGTACGTATCTGGCAAGCAATGTCTCATTGTTGCAAATGATGCTACTGTAAAGGCTGGAGCTTGGTTCCCTATAACAGGGAAGAAAAATTTAAGAGCGCAAGAAATCGCAATGGAAAATAAGCTGCCTATCATCTACCTAGTAGATAGTGCAGGTGTTTATCTCCCTATGCAAGATGAGATTTTTCCAGACAAGGAGCACTTTGGACGCATCTTCCGCAACAACGCGGTGATGAGTAGTATGGGTATTACGCAAATATCTGCTGTAATGGGTAGCTGTGTTGCCGGTGGTGCATACTTACCTATTATGAGTGATGAAGCGCTTATAGTAGATAAAACGGGAAGTATTTTCCTTGCGGGAAGCTACCTTGTAAAAGCAGCAATAGGCGAGTCTATAGATAATGAGACATTAGGAGGAGCCACTACGCACTGTGAGATTTCTGGTGTAACAGATTACAAGTCTAAAGATGACAAAGACGCTCTTGATACCATTAAAAAATTGATGGGAAAAATAGGCGATTATACAAAAGCAGGTTACAACCGTATTGAACCTGCAAAGCCTGCAAAAGATCCAGAAGAACTTTTCGGACTATTACCTGCTTCTCGTGCAGATCAATATGACATGCGTGACATTATTGATAGACTAGTAGATAACTCAGAGTTTGATGAGTATAAGGAAGGATACGGGCAAACAATCCTTACAGGATACGCTCGCATTAATGGATGGGCAGTAGGTATAGTTGCAAATCAGCGCAATCTTGTAAAAACTAAAAAAGGTGAAATGCAGTTTGGTGGAGTGATCTACTCAGACAGTGCAGATAAAGCGACGCGCTTTATAGCCAACTGTAACCAGAAAAAGATACCGCTTGTATTCTTACAAGATGTAACTGGCTTTATGGTAGGTAGTAAAAGTGAGCACGGTGGTATTATTAAAGACGGAGCAAAAATGGTAAATGCTGTTTCAAACTCGGTTGTGCCTAAGTTTACGATTATTATAGGAAATTCTTACGGAGCAGGAAACTATGCAATGTGCGGTAAAGCTTACGACCCAAGACTTATTGTAGCATGGCCTAGTGCTGAGCTTGCAGTAATGTCTGGTAATAGTGCTGCAAAAGTATTACTACAGATAGAAACTGCATCTCTTAAAAAGCAAGGAAAAGAAATTACACCAGAGGTAGAAAAAGAACTTTTTGACCGCATTAAGTCTCGTTATGATGATCAAGTGTCACCATACTACGCAGCGTCAAGAATTTGGACAGATGGCATCATAGACCCGAGAGATACCCGTAAGTGGATCTCAATGGGTATCGAAGCCGCAGACCACGCTCCTATCGAGAAGCCTTTTAATCTTGGGGTGATTCAAGTGTAATTGAACAGGCGATATTAGATAAAAAAGCTAGGTCATTTATTAAGTTAAATGACCTAGCTTTTTTTATGTCTTACAGTATTAATTCTTCAGTTGGCCAACTTTAGAAAATAGCCATCAATATTTCTATTCTTTTAAAGCCTTAAAATACCTCCTCGCTTCCTTCATCACTCTTGGTGCGAGATACAAGGTTGCAATCATTGTTGGGATTGCCATGATGGCAAAAAATCCGTCTATCAAATTAATCATCATACTAAGTGATGTAGTTGCACCTATCAAGATACTTGCGATATAAGCGATGTTATAATACTTTTTATTATGTGCTCCAAAAAGGAAACTCAAACACTTGGTACCATAATAACTATATGAGAAAAGTGATGAGATACTAAACACGGCGATGCACAATAATAATATGTATTTACCTGCAGGTGATAACGCTTTCGCGAAAGCGGAAGCCGTAAGTGTAACTCCATTTGCATCGCTCGTTTGCCATACATCTGTTACTAAGATCGCAAGCGCCGTAAGAGTACACACCACGATGGTATCGATTGCTGGACCGAGCATTGCTACGAGTCCTTCACGTATAGGTTCTGCTGTTTTTGCAGCGCCGTGCGCCATAGGTGCCGTACCTACACCAGCCTCGTTTGAAAAAGCACCACGTTTAATACCGAGTAATATGAGACCACCTACAACGCCACCCAGCAGTTTATCTCCCGTATAAAAATCAGCAGAGAAGGCGTCTGTAAATATGAGACCTAGATACTTAGGAACTACATCTATGTTTACAAAGAGTATTGCCATTACCGCTACAAAATAGATGAGCACCATGGCTGGAACAAGTTTGGCAGCTGTTTTTGAAATACGATCGAGACCTCCTAAAATTACTACAGAAGTAATTGCAACAAGCACAAGACCAATAATTAAATTCGAAGTAAAACCTACCTCAACACCCTGCGGAACGAGTAAAATATCATTTGCCGCCTGTGTGAGTTGGTTTACATTAAAAACCGGCAATGCTCCCACGAGTCCCGCAATACTAAAAATTACGGCAAGCGGTTTCCAAGCTTTACCCATTCCTTCTGTGATAAAATACATAGGTCCTCCCTGTGTTTTGCCCTCACTATCTTTACCTCTATACATTATGGCAAGTGAGCCTGTAAAAAACTTTGTTGCCATACCCACAATGGCACTCATCCACATCCAGAAAACAGCACCTGGACCTCCTATCGCAATTGCTACTGCCACACCTGCGATGTTACCCATACCCACAGTTGCACTAAGCGCTGTAGTGAGCGCCTGAAAGTGTGTGATCTCTCCTTCGTCGTTTTCTCCATCATATTTCCCTCGCAGTACTGCAACAGCATGACCTAGATATCTAAACGGTAAAAACCTCGAATAGATGAGCAAAAACAAACCGCCACCTATAAGTAAGCATACGAGCGGGATTCCCCACATAGCGCTAGAAAAATCTGCTATAAGTTCATTAGCCTGATCGTAAAATGATGGTTGTGCTTGCATACAAGGTCTATTTATATGGTGAAGAAACAAAAATTAAGAGCAGTTTACCAAAACGTTCACATATATTTTTGAACAGTCATTTGTTTTCATAACTAAATTTACTATTATGACACTCACCGCCAACCAAATTGAAAACATCCTGAGAAACCCAGAGGAAACTGCAGCCGCAGCAAATCTCATTTACGTCTCTGATGCAGACCTCAACATAAGAAGGAAAAAGAAGAAGAAAAACTTTCATTATTACTTTAATGATAAACCTCTTGAGGACGAGAAGGAACTAGATCGCATCAATAATCTCGTAATACCGCCTAACTGGGAGAAAGTGCGCATTGCATATCCTCCTAACGGACATTTACAAGTGGTAGGACGAGATGCTAAAAACAGAAAAGTATACCGATATCACGATCTGTGGTCAAAAATTAGAAACCAAACTAAGTTTTATAAACTAGCCAATTTTGGAAACGCACTGCCTAGCATACGCGAGCGCATAGATGAGGATCTTGATGCTCCAGAGATGTCAAAACGCAAGGTACTTGCACTTGTCCTCAGGCTTATGGAAGAAACCCACATACGCATAGGTAACGACTACTACGCAAAGCGCAATAAAACCTACGGCCTCTCTACCTTACGCACCAGACACGTGACAACCACCAAGGAAAAAATCCGCTTTGAGTTTGTGGGTAAAAAAGGTAAAAAGCACAACATCACCCTACGCAATAAGAAACTCGCAAAGCTTGTAAACCGTTGCGAAGAAATACCTGGCTGGGAGTTATTTCAATTTTATGATGCAAATGGCGAAAAGCACCGCGTAGATAGCTCGATGGTAAACAATTATATACACGAGCTAAGCGGAGACTTGTTTTCGGCAAAGGATTTTAGAACTTGGGGAGCTACAAAAACTTTTTTTGAAACCGTGCACGACCTAGGCTACACAGAAGACGCAAAAGAAAACAAAGCAAACATACTCACCGCTTTTGATGCCGCTGCAAAAGCTCTAGGTAACACACGCAACGTATGTCGCAAGTACTATGTGCATCCTCAAATAGTAGATGCCTATGAGTCTGGATCTATCGTCGCTGAGTTTAAAAAGGTAGATGCTCATCAAGGAGCAAGACCATTTTTTACAGAAACTGAGGAAGTCTTACTGCAAATGATTTCAAAGTTTGAATTAGATTTTAGTAAGTGATATAAGTACGCTTTCGCGAAAGCGTAACACAAAAAAAGCCCCTTCGTAACGAAAGGGCTTATTAATTTTTAAGATGCTATGCTCTTATTTTGCAAGGTATGCGAGCACGTTCTTCTCGATACGATTAAGGATATTTGAAGTATCCGCTTTCGCGAAAGCGTCTCCCGTAATATTCTCATACAACTCAATATACCTTTCTGATACAGTCTCAATGTACTCGTCTGTCATCTCAGGCACCCTTTGTCCCTCTAGACCTTGAAAGTCATTTGAGATGAGCCACTGTCTCACAAACTCTTTAGATAGTTGTTTTTGAGCTTCGCCAGCTGCTTGACGCTCCTCATAACCTTCGGCATAGAAGTAACGAGAAGAGTCTGGAGTATGTATCTCATCTATGAGAACAATCTCACCATCTGCTGTTTTTCCAAATTCATACTTGGTGTCAACCAATATAAGTCCTCTAGATGCTGCTATCTCACTTCCTCTTTGAAAAAGCTTGCATGTGTAATCTTCTAGCACTAGGTAATCTTCTTCTGAAACGATAGCCTTTTTAATAATATCTTCTCTTGAGATATCCTCATCGTGGTCACCCATCTCTGCCTTAGTCGCTGGTGTAATAATAGGCGCTGGAAATGCATCATTTTCTTTCATCCCTTCTGGCATTTCAACACCACAAAGAACTCTGCGTCCCGCCTTATACTCACGAGCAGCATGACCAGACATGTATCCACGTATTACCATCTCCACTTTAAAAGGCTCACATCGCTTCCCTATTGCCACATTAGGATCTGGCGTAGCCACGAGCCAGTTAGGCACTAGGTCTTCTGTATCCTTCATCATTTTAGTAGCAATCTGATTTAAGATTTGTCCCTTAAAAGGAATTCCCTTAGGCATTACCACATCAAAGGCACTAAGCCTATCTGTTGCAACCATCAGTAATAAATCATCTTCGAGCGTGTAGACTTCTCTCACTTTACCCTTATAGATAGATTTCTGACCAGGGAAGTTAAAATTAGTGTCTGTAATAGTGTTCACTATAGGTTTGTTTGAACAGTTGTGATAAACCTTTTAAGGCATTAAAACAACACGATTATTTATTTTTCAAAAGTAAAATTCTAAATGCTTAATCAAGCATTATGCTTAACAAAAATTAATCATTTCTATTTTCTATCTCTCTATAAGCTGCAATCATTTTCTTAACTAGAGGATGGCGTACTACATCTTTATCATCTAAGTAAACCATACCAACTCCTTGTACAGTTTTTAAAATAAGAAGTGCCTCTTTGAGACCACTGGTAACTCTCCTTGGTAAATCTATTTGCCCTGGATCTCCTGTAATCATAAATTTGGCATTGCGACCCATACGAGTAAGGAACATTTTCATCTGAGCGTGTGTTGTGTTTTGCGCCTCATCAAGAATCACAAACGCATTATCTAAGGTACGACCGCGCATGAACGCCATAGGAGCAATCTGTATAACTCCCTTTTCAATAAAAGTCTCTAGCTTTTCATGAGGTATCATATCGCGCAATGCATCATAAAGTGGCTGCATATAGGGATCTAGTTTTTCTTTTAAATCTCCTGGTAAAAAACCTAAATTTTCGCCAGCTTCAACTGCTGGACGCGTGAGTATAATGCGCTTTACTTGTTTTTCTTTGAGTGCCTTGACAGCAAGTGCCACTCCCACATATGTTTTTCCGGTACCTGCTGGTCCTATGGCAAATGTTAAGTCATTCTTCTTTGCCAACTCAACAAGTTTTCGCTGGTTTGCAGTTTGCGGCTTTATAAGCTTACCACTTACACCATGTACAAGTGTATCCCCGCTTTCAACTGGAGTTTCATAATCTGCTTTGCTTACACTAGTCAATACGCGTTCAATAGAATTCTCATCGAGCTTATTGTATTTACCAAAGTGCTCCATAAGCATTGTCATACGCCTATCAAACTCCTCAAGGAGATCTTCATCACCATAGGCTTTAATTTTGTTACCTCTGGCAACAATTTTAAGCTTAGGGTAATACTGTTTTAAAAGTTCGATATTTGAGTTACGCTGACCGAAAAATTCGCGCGGATTGATTTCTGAGAGTTCTAAGATTAATTCGTTCAAAAGGCAGAAGGATTTAGTGAGTTACGTCCGTAAAATATTTTAGATTTGTTTACTACTAAAATACGTCTTTTTTAACCAGCATTTGCATAACTCATGCCTTTCTAAGTTAAGAAATAATAAAAAATTTTAGTTTATAACTATAACAGAATTATATGCTTTTTAATAAGCATACACACATAACTCGATGAAAATTATCACTCTTACTACAGATTTTGGAGAGAAAGATCCCTTTGCAGGTGCTGTGAAGGGTGCTATATATTCAGAGTTAGAAGAAGTACGCATTGTAGATATATCGCACTCTGTTTCCCCTTTTCACCTTATGGAGGCAGCATACATTATTCAAAATGCTTATCAAAATTTCCCCAAAGGAACCATACACGTTATAGGTGTAGATAGTGAGCTTACACCAGAGACTAATCATATTGCTGTAAAACTAGACGGTCATTACTTTATATGTGCTAACAATGGTATTATTTCTCTCCTAACTAAAGATATAGTACCTGAGGAAAAAGTAGAGATAAATATTCATGACCGCACGCAAACCAACTTCACCGTGCTTGACGTCTTTGTAAAAACTGCTTGCCACATTGCACGTGGCGGAACATTAGGAGTTATAGGAAAAAATATAGATACCATCAGACAACTTACAGGAATTTCTCCTGTAATAAACACCTCTCGAAATCAAATTTCTGGAAATGTAATTTACATTGATAATTACGGTAATGTGATTAGTAATATCACAAAAAAACTCTTTGATGAGATAGGAAAAGGGCGTGATTACAAGCTTCAAGCGAGAGGTGCAGATATTTCAAAAATTCACAATCAATACAGTGACGCAATAAATTTTACTATTGATAAATCTAAACGAGAAGAAGAAGGCAAAAAACTGGCTGTTTTTAATTCTGGTGGATATGTAGAGCTTGCTATCTATAAGAGTAATCCAAGTACTGTAGGAAGTGCGGCAAGTCTCTTTGGCCTCAATTATAGAGATACTGTAATGATTAACTTTATAGATAAATGATCGTAAGACTTGTAAAATTACGCTTTCGCGAAAGCGAGATACCAGCTTTTCTATCAAATTTTGAGAAAGTAAAAGAGAAAATTAGAGCATCTAATGGATGCCTATATTTAGAACTATTACGTGGTGAAGATGATCCATGCATTTTCTTCACACATAGCCACTGGATATCTGACGAAGCACTACAGAATTATCGGAACTCAGAACTTTTTAAGGGAATTTGGGCAGAAACAAAAACCAAGTTTAGCGCAAAGCCTGAAGCTTGGACTACCTCATCTCTAGAAAAACTATCTTAAATGTCTGGATTTCGTCGCAAAGAAGAAGGACTAATACCGTATTTCTCCTTAAAAATTTTTGAGAAATAACTTCGACTAGACAACCCAAGTGCATATACTACCTCTGAAACATTTTTATCCTCTGAGGTGAGCATAGTCAGTGCTCTTTTAAGTCTAAACTCCTTGATATAATCATTTACAGTCATACCGTAATTGCGTTTGAAGCCATCTTGCAGTCTGTAAGTTTCGATACCCACAACTTCTGCAATTTCTGGAATAGTTACGAGCTCAGAAATATGCTTTTCTATATACTGAACAGCTGCTGCAATGTTATCTAAATCTGATAATCTAAGTGTGGTACGCTTATTACCTTCAAGAGAATCTTCCTTAAATAATTTAAGCATCAACGAGGTACACTCTAATGCCTTTGCTCCAAGATAATTTGTTCTCACTAGACCTTGATCATCGTTAGTCAAGATATCGTCTATAATATCTGAAATTTGCAAACTATAGTATCCTTTATAGCAAACTTGAGTGAGAGCGTTAACATCTGCAAATAGTGGATAATACACTTCATCTACCTTTGATAAGTCGTAAGAAAGCTGCTCTTGAAATTTCGCCTTGTTGATTTCCAAATAGCAAACAATTGCCGGCTTTTCTTTTTTTATAATATAGACTTGATCTTCATTATATCTAGGCGCTGCAATAAGATGCTCTGCTCTTCTAATGGCCATTTCTTCAGAATCTCTAGAAAATTTGTGACCTACCTCCCCTTTCATGCAATAAATGAAACGCAGGGAATTCATCCCATTATTCTCAAAATAAAGTTCGGTATCGTCTATCATATCACCATTAATGATGTGAAGACCGATACCGTTAGGAAAATTAATACCTTTTATGAAACCTTTACCCAAATGTGTTGGAATTTGCATTGCAAATTCACCAAAATTATTTGTGAAATTAACTCCAAAGGCCTTTGCAATTTCAGGTACGAAGTCGTCTACTTGTTCAATTCTTAGTCTGTATGATTTCATGTATTTACTTATTGACCATGAAGTTCAGGAATATTTACTTATAAAAAATGAATCATGCCACTTTTAACCATGCTTTAACCAGAATGTATAATTATATGTGAATGCTAGATAAGCTCTTTTTTGTAGGCCTTCTTAAACAATTTGAAAGTAGCTTTTGCGCTTTTAACTGCGGTTTTAATTTCTTCATAGCTAAAGTCTAAAGAATTTACAGCCTCTTTGAACACGTTCCATCTCAACAAACCATCATTAACATTTCCATTAAAAAAATGATGATGCTCAATATGTGATAAATTACTACAAGACTTAAGCTTTTTGCTCATCATAATTCCGCCTATCATAGACCCTTCTATGACGTACAACTTACCTACTAAAGTTGCCTCATCTCTAGCTCCAGTGATACGCATAGGCTCTGGCAGCGGTAAACTTGAAAAAGCTGTAATATCTTTGGCAAGCGCATTTGTTTTTTCATAACCTGCAAAAGGTTTCAGTCCTAGTGGCAACATCTCATAACGACCATTTATAAAATCTTCTACAGCTTTGTATACTTTAAAATTATGACGTAGTAATGATTCATATTGATCTTGATCAATAGAACCATCCATAATATAATTAGTTAAATTATTCTTTTCTACCGTATCGTGAATAGACGACGTTCCATTTTTGAGTGCTTCTAAAATCATAGGGATGTTTTTATAAGTAAACTATTCATATGTAATATTACCTTGCGTTTATGTAGAGCTAATTAATTATGGATCAGCTCATCACAAACTATACCAATAAATAAAATTAAGCTTGACCAGTTGGTCCAAAATTTAATGGAACAGGTTGTCTTTCATAATCCTTTATTACACCATGTGCATTTTCAAAGCGTTTTACATTTTCGGCTAATGCCTTTGCAAGTCTCTTAGCATGTTGCGGCGTTAATATGATACGGCTCTTTACCTTGCTCTTAGGCGTACCGGGCATAATATTTACAAAGTCTACTACGAATTCTGAAACAGAATGATTGATAATAGCCAGATTTGAATAAGTGCCTTGTGCAACTGCCTCATCTAGTTCAATATTAATTTGTTGTTGGTTTTTTTGAGTCTTTTTATCTTCAGCCATGTGGGCGAGTATTGTAACGAGAGTAACACTCTCAATTTGATTGATTTAGTCTTTTTAATTTGATCTATAAAGAAGTCTGGAAAGGTAAGAATTGCCTTTCTTTCACGAAAGCGTAAATCCTCATCTCAATGTTAGATATTCGTTAATAAATGCTTAATATTTCCATAAAAATTAAGTTTTATGAAATAAAAAACCTGCTCAGTGGTTCTGAACAGGTTTTAAACATATATCATATTTTGTTTATTGTATACTTTTAAATCATAGCAAGTCTAAAATTTTATAAACTGCTTATATAAATAATTTATAACATCATAATGAGTTTTTTATTTTTTCTAGATGCTCTCTTATTTTAGCTATTCGATCTTGATGAGAGATATTTTCTCTATTAATATCCTCCATATACTCCTTTATATCATTTACAAGATCTGTGCTCTGCTTAATACGATTTCTAGTGTTTTGAACAATAACAGGTCTGTTTTTGATTTTATCTATATATGGAGCTAGCTTAGAAGCAAGTACATTCATGTGTTTTTTTAAAATAAAGCCATCTGCACCGTTTAAAATGGTCTCTGCTGCCAGTTCTTCATCTTGAAGAGTGCCTGTAACAAACAAGAAGGTGGCAGTAGGAGATTTACTTCTAGCAACTTCTAGTACTTCCATCCCAGAGCACGTAGGTAAATTATAATCTGAAATTATCATTTGCGGATTAAAAGTCTTTATAGCAACCTCTAAATCTGCTAGATTATCAACAACCTGCACTTTATATGCTTTATCTAACTTGTGAATTTGCCTTGTAATAAGGGCAGCATCTGAGTCTGTATCTTCTACAAGTAGTATATGTACTTCTGTTGACATAGTTATTTATTTAATGTTAACCAATATTTGGCGACAATAGGAATTCGCTCCTTTAACTCGGCATAATTTTTAGGCTTTTCTAGGTAGCTATTTGCTCCATTGAGATAAGCCTTATCCTTATCACTTATTTGATCTGATGAACTCATCATAACGATAGGTGCATATTTAAATAGCTC includes:
- the tilS gene encoding tRNA lysidine(34) synthetase TilS, whose amino-acid sequence is MLEDFKHHIAQDLPFLLDSKILVTVSGGLDSMLLLLLCRQAGLTMSVAHCNFNLRGVESDGDQVFVASYCTLHNIPIYIKGFDTSAYAKTSKTSTQIAARELRYQWFKELSVAEDFDYILTAHHLNDDLETFLINLGRGTGIKGLTGIPVVNGEIVRPLLKFSRKQIRNYALKEGLQWREDSSNGTDNYVRNHIRHHAIPNLEEAQPNILKGLQHTQEHLKQSERLLKVYTDQLRQQFMTVSNGDEVMDLVELASHPEPEAVLYQLLSPYGFTAWDDIYKLPQAQSGKEITSSTHRLLKNREKLIISVIKMETTRSYQWQQGEERIKGDFGILSVGEGPVVTSLSKKEIVVDASLIGYPLTIRKWKDGDYFYPYGMKGRKKLSKYLKDEKLSLIAKKKVWLLCSDNAVIWVIGHRADDRFKVVDTTLKTIKFTIV
- a CDS encoding CAL67264 family membrane protein, translating into MGMNKNTVLAWATFIMILVGLGLIALGVFRYTDVAGWGFASVGIGFFAIAWVFNALKGRV
- a CDS encoding acyl-CoA carboxylase subunit beta; this encodes MDLKFNKNEDHNKLLLSDMRNRLAEVKLGGGQKRIDKHKAKGKMTARERIDYLVDNPNKCIEIAAFAGEGMYEEHGGCPSGGVVVKIGYVSGKQCLIVANDATVKAGAWFPITGKKNLRAQEIAMENKLPIIYLVDSAGVYLPMQDEIFPDKEHFGRIFRNNAVMSSMGITQISAVMGSCVAGGAYLPIMSDEALIVDKTGSIFLAGSYLVKAAIGESIDNETLGGATTHCEISGVTDYKSKDDKDALDTIKKLMGKIGDYTKAGYNRIEPAKPAKDPEELFGLLPASRADQYDMRDIIDRLVDNSEFDEYKEGYGQTILTGYARINGWAVGIVANQRNLVKTKKGEMQFGGVIYSDSADKATRFIANCNQKKIPLVFLQDVTGFMVGSKSEHGGIIKDGAKMVNAVSNSVVPKFTIIIGNSYGAGNYAMCGKAYDPRLIVAWPSAELAVMSGNSAAKVLLQIETASLKKQGKEITPEVEKELFDRIKSRYDDQVSPYYAASRIWTDGIIDPRDTRKWISMGIEAADHAPIEKPFNLGVIQV
- a CDS encoding alanine/glycine:cation symporter family protein encodes the protein MQAQPSFYDQANELIADFSSAMWGIPLVCLLIGGGLFLLIYSRFLPFRYLGHAVAVLRGKYDGENDEGEITHFQALTTALSATVGMGNIAGVAVAIAIGGPGAVFWMWMSAIVGMATKFFTGSLAIMYRGKDSEGKTQGGPMYFITEGMGKAWKPLAVIFSIAGLVGALPVFNVNQLTQAANDILLVPQGVEVGFTSNLIIGLVLVAITSVVILGGLDRISKTAAKLVPAMVLIYFVAVMAILFVNIDVVPKYLGLIFTDAFSADFYTGDKLLGGVVGGLILLGIKRGAFSNEAGVGTAPMAHGAAKTAEPIREGLVAMLGPAIDTIVVCTLTALAILVTDVWQTSDANGVTLTASAFAKALSPAGKYILLLCIAVFSISSLFSYSYYGTKCLSFLFGAHNKKYYNIAYIASILIGATTSLSMMINLIDGFFAIMAIPTMIATLYLAPRVMKEARRYFKALKE
- a CDS encoding DNA topoisomerase IB, encoding MTLTANQIENILRNPEETAAAANLIYVSDADLNIRRKKKKKNFHYYFNDKPLEDEKELDRINNLVIPPNWEKVRIAYPPNGHLQVVGRDAKNRKVYRYHDLWSKIRNQTKFYKLANFGNALPSIRERIDEDLDAPEMSKRKVLALVLRLMEETHIRIGNDYYAKRNKTYGLSTLRTRHVTTTKEKIRFEFVGKKGKKHNITLRNKKLAKLVNRCEEIPGWELFQFYDANGEKHRVDSSMVNNYIHELSGDLFSAKDFRTWGATKTFFETVHDLGYTEDAKENKANILTAFDAAAKALGNTRNVCRKYYVHPQIVDAYESGSIVAEFKKVDAHQGARPFFTETEEVLLQMISKFELDFSK
- a CDS encoding phosphoribosylaminoimidazolesuccinocarboxamide synthase, producing the protein MVNTITDTNFNFPGQKSIYKGKVREVYTLEDDLLLMVATDRLSAFDVVMPKGIPFKGQILNQIATKMMKDTEDLVPNWLVATPDPNVAIGKRCEPFKVEMVIRGYMSGHAAREYKAGRRVLCGVEMPEGMKENDAFPAPIITPATKAEMGDHDEDISREDIIKKAIVSEEDYLVLEDYTCKLFQRGSEIAASRGLILVDTKYEFGKTADGEIVLIDEIHTPDSSRYFYAEGYEERQAAGEAQKQLSKEFVRQWLISNDFQGLEGQRVPEMTDEYIETVSERYIELYENITGDAFAKADTSNILNRIEKNVLAYLAK
- a CDS encoding PhoH family protein, coding for MNELILELSEINPREFFGQRNSNIELLKQYYPKLKIVARGNKIKAYGDEDLLEEFDRRMTMLMEHFGKYNKLDENSIERVLTSVSKADYETPVESGDTLVHGVSGKLIKPQTANQRKLVELAKKNDLTFAIGPAGTGKTYVGVALAVKALKEKQVKRIILTRPAVEAGENLGFLPGDLKEKLDPYMQPLYDALRDMIPHEKLETFIEKGVIQIAPMAFMRGRTLDNAFVILDEAQNTTHAQMKMFLTRMGRNAKFMITGDPGQIDLPRRVTSGLKEALLILKTVQGVGMVYLDDKDVVRHPLVKKMIAAYREIENRND
- a CDS encoding S-adenosyl-l-methionine hydroxide adenosyltransferase family protein, encoding MKIITLTTDFGEKDPFAGAVKGAIYSELEEVRIVDISHSVSPFHLMEAAYIIQNAYQNFPKGTIHVIGVDSELTPETNHIAVKLDGHYFICANNGIISLLTKDIVPEEKVEINIHDRTQTNFTVLDVFVKTACHIARGGTLGVIGKNIDTIRQLTGISPVINTSRNQISGNVIYIDNYGNVISNITKKLFDEIGKGRDYKLQARGADISKIHNQYSDAINFTIDKSKREEEGKKLAVFNSGGYVELAIYKSNPSTVGSAASLFGLNYRDTVMINFIDK
- a CDS encoding putative quinol monooxygenase, which translates into the protein MIVRLVKLRFRESEIPAFLSNFEKVKEKIRASNGCLYLELLRGEDDPCIFFTHSHWISDEALQNYRNSELFKGIWAETKTKFSAKPEAWTTSSLEKLS
- a CDS encoding helix-turn-helix domain-containing protein — its product is MKSYRLRIEQVDDFVPEIAKAFGVNFTNNFGEFAMQIPTHLGKGFIKGINFPNGIGLHIINGDMIDDTELYFENNGMNSLRFIYCMKGEVGHKFSRDSEEMAIRRAEHLIAAPRYNEDQVYIIKKEKPAIVCYLEINKAKFQEQLSYDLSKVDEVYYPLFADVNALTQVCYKGYYSLQISDIIDDILTNDDQGLVRTNYLGAKALECTSLMLKLFKEDSLEGNKRTTLRLSDLDNIAAAVQYIEKHISELVTIPEIAEVVGIETYRLQDGFKRNYGMTVNDYIKEFRLKRALTMLTSEDKNVSEVVYALGLSSRSYFSKIFKEKYGISPSSLRRNPDI